The following is a genomic window from Acidobacteriota bacterium.
CCGCGACGGGGATTCCATCCGGCGCCGGCGCCAGTGCCTGAACTGCGGCCGGCGCTTCACCAGCTACGAGCGGAGCGACGAGATCCCCTACATGGTGGTCAAGAAGGACGGCGGCCGGGAACGGTTCGACCGGAACAAGATCCTGAACGGGCTGCTGAAGGCGTGCGAGAAGCGGCCCGTCACCCTCACCCAGGTGGAAAAGATCGTCGACACGGTGGAGCAGGCGGTCCAGGAGA
Proteins encoded in this region:
- the nrdR gene encoding transcriptional repressor NrdR encodes the protein MKCPYCGFLKDRVVDSRESRDGDSIRRRRQCLNCGRRFTSYERSDEIPYMVVKKDGGRERFDRNKILNGLLKACEKRPVTLTQVEKIVDTVEQAVQENPEREMESVHIGRLLLSELRRIDKVAYLRFASVYLEFEDVSEFMTTINELIEKK